GAGTCACATCGGTCACATCCGCCCCATGGAAACCTCGACACGCCGGTGGGATTCCGTCAAGGGGGGTCCAAATCCGCGTGATTCCGCGGAAAGTCGGTATATTCGGGGGCGGTCGATCCGACCAGCCGGGAGGCGAGTGCCGTCCGGTCCGAGCAATGAAAAGGTGGCGCTTTCGCCGCCTTTGGAGGACAACCACATGGCTGACAAGTCCATCACCAAGACCGAACTCGTCGCGAGCATCGCGAGCGCGACCGGCCAGAGCCAGGCCGCCGTCTCTGGTGTGCTCGACTCCCTCTTCTCCACCGTCTCCGACGCGGTCGCTAAGGGCAGCAAGGTCTCCATCCCGGGCTGGATCTCGTTCGAGCGCGTCGAGACGTCCGCACGCACGGGCCGCAACCCCCAGACCGGCGCCGAGATCAAGATCCCGGCCGGCCAGCGGGTCAAGGTCACCGCGGGCTCGAAGCTCAAGGCCGCCGTCAAGTAAGACGTCGTCGCACAGAAGGGGGATGCCGCACCGCGGCATCCCCCCTCTGCATGCCCGCCTAGGCTTATGGAGTGAACTCCCGCGTCCTGCGGGCCCTCGGCCCGGCGATCCTCCTCGTGGTCGCGCTCGCGGCGCTGGTGTGGGGGCTCCTGGTCGGCGGGGGCGCGGCACCGTTCGCGATCGGCGACCCCGGACCCCTCGTGCGGTGGGGCCTTCCGGTCGCCACCCTCGCGGTGAACATCTCGGCCGCGTGCATGGTCGGCGCCCTCGTGACGGCGCTGTTCGCCCTTCGAAGTGGCGAGCGGGAGTTCGACGCGGCGCTGGACATGTCATCCATCTCGGCGGCGATCTTCACTGTGGCCGCCGCCACCACGGGCTTCTTCACCTTCGTCAACGCCTTCAACCCCGCGCTCGGCTTCGGCCCGGAGTTCGGCGCGCAGCTGGGCAGGTTCCTCGTCGAGACCGAGTCGGGTCGTGTCTGGCTGCTGACCACGGTCGCCGGGGCGGCGCTGACGGTCCTGACGTTCGCGGTGCGCTCCTGGACCGCGACGCTGTTCGTCGCGATCCTCGCGATCGCCGCCCTGGTTCCGATGGGGACGCAGGGGCACTCCGGCGAGGAGGCCAACCACAACGCCGCCGTCGTCGCGCTGGTGCTGCACATCCTCGCCGCCGCCGTCTGGCTCGGCGGCCTCGTCCTGCTGGTCGTGATCCGTCCGCTCATCGACCGCCCGAAGCTCGCGGCCGTGATGGCGCGGTACTCCAGCATCGCGCTGGCGGCCTTCATCGTGGTGGCCATCTCGGGCACGGTGCGCGCCGTCATCGGCGTCGGAGCCTGGGACAACCTGGCCACCCCCTACGGCGCGATCCTGCTGGTGAAGGTCGCCGCGCTGCTCGCGCTCGGCGTGCTCGGCGCCTGGTACCGCGTGCGTCTGATCGGCAGGCTGTCCCAGGATGCCGCCAACCGGAGGTTCTGGAGTCTGATCGCGCTCGAACTGGCGTTCATGGGTCTTGCCAGCGGCGCCGCCGCGGCACTGGCGCGGACCGCGCCGCCGACGACGACGAACCTGCCAGAGGTCCGCACACCCGCCGAGATCCTCACCGGCGCCGCACTCCCGCCGGAGTTGAGTCTGGACCGCTGGTTCAGCGCGTGGAGCCTGGACCTCGTCTGGGCGTTCGCAGCGGGCTTCGGGGCGTTCTTCTACCTGGTGGGCGTCTGGCGCCTGCACCGCCGCGGCGACCGCTGGCCGATCTACCGCACCGTGCTGTGGGTCGCCGGACTCGTGCTCCTGTTCTGGGTCACCTGCGGGCCGGTCAACGCCTACCAGCAGTACCTGTTCAGCGTGCACATGGTCGGGCACATGCTGCTGTCGATGGCGATCCCGTTGCTGCTGGTCGCCGGTGCGCCGGTGACGCTGGCGGCTCGGGCGGTCCGCAAACGCGACGACGGCACGCGCGGCGGCCGCGAATGGATCCTGTGGGCCGTGCACTCGCCCGTGGCCCGCATCCTCACGAACCCCTTCGTGGCGGCCGGCCTGTTCATCGGCTCGCTCTGGGCGTTCTACTACACCGATCTCTTCCGCTGGTCGTTGTACGACCACCTCGGGCACGAGTGGATGACGGCGCACTTCCTGATCACGGGCTACCTGTTCGTGCTGACGCTGATCGGCATCGACCCGGTCGCCTACCGGCTGCCGTACGCGGGCCGGCTGCTCATCCTCATCGGCGTGATGGCGATGCACGCGTTCTTCGGCATTGCGATCATGATGCAGACCGGCCTGATGGTCTCGGAGTGGTTCGGCGCGATGGGTCGGACCTGGGGCGCGACCCCCCTGGAGGATCAGTACGTGGGCGGCGGCGTGGCCTGGTCGGTCGGCGAACTGCCCACGCTGATCCTCGCGATCACCGTGGCGATCCAGTGGAGCCGCGACGACGAGCGCGTGCAGCGCAGAGACGACCGCCATGCCGATCGCACCGGCGACGCCGAACTGCAGGCGTACAACGCGCAGCTCGCCGAACTCGCCGAGCGCGACGCGCGCACCGGGGCGTAGAGGCCGAACGGATGCCGCGGCATCCGTCACTCGGTCGGGTAGCCGCCCACCACGATCGAGGCCGACCCGTCCGGCAGCACGGTGATCGTGCCCGAGACCACGAACGGCACATCCTGGCTGACGTGGTCGACCGAGCCGTCGAACAGCGACCGGATGTCGACGTCGATGTGTGCCATGGCGGGAGTCTCCGGGATCTTCCACGCGGCGCCGTCGGGGACGACGTCGACGGTCGGCTGCTGGATCATCGACCAGGCCGGGGGCGAGACGACCCGGTCCTGCACGACGAAGCCGAACGGGCATGCGGTGGGCTGCAGGACATCCTGCGTCACGCACCCGTCCAGGAACTCCTGCACGCGCTGCCGCACGACCTCCACGAATGCGGTGGTCGCCTCGGCCTGCACCTGCACGGGCACGACGGCGAACGGACTGTCCGAGAGCACTGCGACGCCGGGCGTCGCGGCGATCGCCGTGTCGACCGACACGGAATAGATTCCGGGCGAGAACACCAGCAGCGAGACGGGCGCGGCCGGATCCGCGTCGACGCCGTCGGGGGAGACCTGCCGTTTGTCCAACTCGAAGCCGTTGACCTCGAAGGTCATCGACCCGCTGACGGACAGGTCCATCAGCGCCAGTGGGCTCCTCGCGAACCGCCAGGTCGGCGCGACGCCGATCTGCGGTCCGGGCTGGACCTCGAAGGTCGTCGAGCCGTCGTAGGCGCCGGCGCGGTAGGTCACCGAGATCAGCACGACACCGTCCTCGCGGACGCTCTCCTCGGCGATGTCGATCTCCGTGAGGGTGGCCAGCGCCGCCGGGCGCAGCAGGGCGTCGGAGGCGGTCGTGGGAAGGCCGGCCGCCTCGAGCTCTTCGGAGTCGACGGCGACACCAGGCACGGCGAGGGCATCGGCAGCGCGTCCTTCGGCGAGCAGGGAGAGGTAGCGCTCCACGAAGGCCGTCGGGCTGTAGAACTCGCGGTAGATCGCCGCGGCTCCTGCCGCGATCGCGGCGATGAGCAGGACGCCGACGACCGCGAGCAGAGTCAGATCCAGCGCCAGCCCACGACGGCGGGGGAGTGCCGCGGCGCTGCGCGCGCCGGCATCCGCTGTCTCCATCGCACCCCCCGGCTCGTGGCTCACCCCCTCAGTCTAGGAAAGCGAGTGCCGCACGCTGGTCGCGCCGGCCATCTGGCCGGACGCGATCGCCGCCGCGAGCGAGACCATCGCGTTCGGGAGCGCGGCGACGTGGGCCATATCGCCCGCGGCGAAGACTCCGGGCACGCTGGTCAGGCCGAAGGCGTCGATCTCGACGCATCCGGATTCCAGCATCCGGCAGCCGAGCTGGGCGGCCAGGGGCGAGCGCTGCGTGCCGGTGGCGGCGACGAAGATCCCGGATGCCTGCACCTCGATTCCGTCGGCGAGGCTCAGTGCCATGAGGTCCCCGCGCCGGTCCACGCGGGTCACCCGCGCCGGGTCGAGCACCGTCACCGCTGAGACGATGGGCGCCAGCATCCCGCGGATCATGTCCGCGTGCTGCCCCTCGCCGAGGACGGCGACCGGCAGCCCGCGGAATTCGTGACCGTGGCAGAACGGGCACTGCGCGACTCCGCGTCCCCACTCCTGCGCGAGGCCGGGGATCGCGGGCAGCACGTCGCGCATCCCGGTCGCCAGCACGATCGTCCGTGTGTGCAGCGTCTCCGAGTGGGCGGTGACCACCGCGAAGCCCTCCTCGACGGGCCTGATCGACGAGACCCCGACGTCATGCAGTTCGACGGCGTCGTACGCGCCCAGCTCGTCCCGCGCGATCGCCCGCAGTTCCGCGGGTGGGCGGCCGTCGTTGGTGATGAGGTTGTGGGCATGCCCCGCCGTGGCGTTCCGGTACTCGCCCGAGTCGAACAGCGCGGTCCGGCGATGCATGCGGCCGAGGGTGAGCGCGGCCTGCAGGCCGGCCGGCCCGCCTCCGACGACGACGGCATGGTACGGACTCGGGGATGACGATTTGCTCATTCCCCGATGATGTGACTTCATGTCGACATGAAGTCAAGCTCCCTTCCCATCGGCGAGGCCGCCGCGAGATTCGGCCTCGGGACGCACGTCCTTCGGCACTGGGAGGATGCGGGCCTGCTGCAGCCGGAACGGGATGCCGCGGACCGCCGTCGATTCTCGGACTCCGATCTCGTGCGCATCGCCGTGATCATGCGCAGCAAGGCGGCCGGGATGAGCCTGCACCAGATCGGCGTGCTGCTGGACGAGCAGGCGCCGTCACGGCACGCCGTGCTGGAGGCGCATCTGGCCGACCTGGATCTGAGGGCGGCGGAGATCGAGCGCGCGCGGGCGATGACCGAGCACGCGCTGAACTGCCGCGCGCACGACATCACCACATGTCCGCGATTCCGGGTGATCGTGGGCGGCGTGGTCGAGGGCACCACGATCTGGCCCGGCGATTCCCCCACCGATCACCGGCACGGGGCACTGTCCACCGCTCCCCGCGGCGATCGCCGGGTCGCGGCATCCACTCGTTAGCATGAACCGGTGAACACGCCACCGCTGTCGCCCGAGCAGGAGGCGCTGTTCCGGCTCATCGAAGACACCCGTGAGCACGTGTTCGTGACCGGCCGTGCCGGCACCGGCAAGTCCACGCTGCTGCAGCATCTGGCGTGGAACACGTCCAAGCAGATCGCGGTGTGCGCGCCGACCGGCGTCGCCGCACTCAACGTCGAGGGGCAGACGATCCATTCGCTGTTCCGGCTGCCGATCGGGCTGATCGCGGGGGGCGAGATCGACCAGTCCGACGCGACGCGGAAGATCCTCAACGCCATCGACACCCTGGTGATCGACGAGATCTCGATGGTCAACGCCGACCTCATGGACGGCATCGACCGATCCCTGCGACAGGCGCGCGGCCGGCGGGCGGAGCCCTTCGGCGGCGTGCAGATCGTGATGTTCGGCGACCCGTACCAGCTCGCGCCCGTCCCGCCGCGCGGCGACGAGGCGCGCTACATCCGCGACCACTACCGGTCGTTCTGGTTCTTCGATGCGAAGGTCTGGGTGGGGCAGGTCGCCGGTGACGGGCTCATGGACATCGGCGCGTACGGTGCCGATCTGCACATCCGAGAACTGGTCGACATCCATCGGCAGGCCGATCCGGCGTTCAAGTCGATGCTCAACGCCGTCCGCTACGGACGGGTGACGGCCGACATCGCGCAGATCCTCAACGACACCGGAGCGAGGATCCCGCCCGATGCCGCCGACGGCGAGCACCCGATCATCACGCTGGCCACACGCAACGACATCGTCAACAGCATCAACCGTCGGCACCTCGCCGAGCTCATCGGGCGCGAGCAGACGGCGACGGCGGAGATCAGCGGCGATTTCGGACGGGGCGATGCCGCCTACCCCGCCGACGTCGATCTGAAGCTGAAGGTCGGCGCGCAGGTGATGTTCCTGCGCAACGACACGGGTTCGTACGGCGAACCGCCGCGGTGGGTCAACGGCACGATCGGCACGGTCACCAGGATCGCCGGGGGCACCGTGCGCGTCGAGGTCGAAGGCGTGGAATTCGACGTCGAGCCGGCCGTCTGGGAGCGGTACCGATACGCCTACGACGCCGGCTCGAAGTCGCTCACCCGCGACATCGTCGCGGAGTTCACCCAGTTCCCACTGCGGCTGGCCTGGGCGGTGACGATCCACAAGAGCCAGGGCAAGACGTACGAACGGGCGATCGTCGACCTCGGCTCCGGCGCATTCGCACCGGGACAGACCTATGTCGCGCTGAGCAGGCTGACGAGCCTCGACGGACTGTACCTGTCGCGACCGCTGCGGCCGAGCGACATCCGCGTCGACCCGGACGTCATGCGGTTCATGGCCGACGTGCGGCGGTCATCGATGACCTCGGCGCTGCCGGCATCCTGATCCTCAGGCGACCTGCGACTCCTGCTTCGCGATCTCGAGGTCGCGGAACACCTCGGTGTTGAAACGGTACGCCAGCAGCACCTCATCGATCACGCGCTCGCGCTCCGCGGCATCCCACGGCACCGCATCCAGCTGCTCGCGGTAGTACTCCTTGAACGCCTTCGGGTCGGCGATGTCCGCGAACAGGTAGAAGCCGATCCCGTTGGTCTCGAACCCGAAGCGGCGGGCCATCAGGCGTCCGATGAACTGTCCGCCGGAGAGGTCGCCCAGGTAGCGCGTGTAGTGGTGCGCGACGAACCCTCCCGCCCAGGTGGCACCGACCTGCTGGATGCGCGCGACGTAGCGGGCAGTGGTCGGCAGCGCCGTGATCTGCTCACGCCAATCCGGGCCGAGGAGGAACTCGAGGTCGGCCTCCAGCGCCGGCAGGCGGGTCAGTTTGTCGCTGATGAACACCGAGGCCACCGGATCGCGCCGCATGCGCCCGGCGGCACCCTCGAGCGCCTCGTAGATGAACCAGTGCTGGGCGACGAGGGCGATGTAGTCCTCGCGGGTCCCCTCGCCCTTCA
This portion of the Microbacterium pygmaeum genome encodes:
- a CDS encoding HU family DNA-binding protein, with amino-acid sequence MADKSITKTELVASIASATGQSQAAVSGVLDSLFSTVSDAVAKGSKVSIPGWISFERVETSARTGRNPQTGAEIKIPAGQRVKVTAGSKLKAAVK
- a CDS encoding cytochrome c oxidase assembly protein, with protein sequence MNSRVLRALGPAILLVVALAALVWGLLVGGGAAPFAIGDPGPLVRWGLPVATLAVNISAACMVGALVTALFALRSGEREFDAALDMSSISAAIFTVAAATTGFFTFVNAFNPALGFGPEFGAQLGRFLVETESGRVWLLTTVAGAALTVLTFAVRSWTATLFVAILAIAALVPMGTQGHSGEEANHNAAVVALVLHILAAAVWLGGLVLLVVIRPLIDRPKLAAVMARYSSIALAAFIVVAISGTVRAVIGVGAWDNLATPYGAILLVKVAALLALGVLGAWYRVRLIGRLSQDAANRRFWSLIALELAFMGLASGAAAALARTAPPTTTNLPEVRTPAEILTGAALPPELSLDRWFSAWSLDLVWAFAAGFGAFFYLVGVWRLHRRGDRWPIYRTVLWVAGLVLLFWVTCGPVNAYQQYLFSVHMVGHMLLSMAIPLLLVAGAPVTLAARAVRKRDDGTRGGREWILWAVHSPVARILTNPFVAAGLFIGSLWAFYYTDLFRWSLYDHLGHEWMTAHFLITGYLFVLTLIGIDPVAYRLPYAGRLLILIGVMAMHAFFGIAIMMQTGLMVSEWFGAMGRTWGATPLEDQYVGGGVAWSVGELPTLILAITVAIQWSRDDERVQRRDDRHADRTGDAELQAYNAQLAELAERDARTGA
- a CDS encoding NAD(P)/FAD-dependent oxidoreductase — protein: MSKSSSPSPYHAVVVGGGPAGLQAALTLGRMHRRTALFDSGEYRNATAGHAHNLITNDGRPPAELRAIARDELGAYDAVELHDVGVSSIRPVEEGFAVVTAHSETLHTRTIVLATGMRDVLPAIPGLAQEWGRGVAQCPFCHGHEFRGLPVAVLGEGQHADMIRGMLAPIVSAVTVLDPARVTRVDRRGDLMALSLADGIEVQASGIFVAATGTQRSPLAAQLGCRMLESGCVEIDAFGLTSVPGVFAAGDMAHVAALPNAMVSLAAAIASGQMAGATSVRHSLS
- a CDS encoding helix-turn-helix domain-containing protein, coding for MKSSSLPIGEAAARFGLGTHVLRHWEDAGLLQPERDAADRRRFSDSDLVRIAVIMRSKAAGMSLHQIGVLLDEQAPSRHAVLEAHLADLDLRAAEIERARAMTEHALNCRAHDITTCPRFRVIVGGVVEGTTIWPGDSPTDHRHGALSTAPRGDRRVAASTR
- a CDS encoding ATP-dependent DNA helicase translates to MNTPPLSPEQEALFRLIEDTREHVFVTGRAGTGKSTLLQHLAWNTSKQIAVCAPTGVAALNVEGQTIHSLFRLPIGLIAGGEIDQSDATRKILNAIDTLVIDEISMVNADLMDGIDRSLRQARGRRAEPFGGVQIVMFGDPYQLAPVPPRGDEARYIRDHYRSFWFFDAKVWVGQVAGDGLMDIGAYGADLHIRELVDIHRQADPAFKSMLNAVRYGRVTADIAQILNDTGARIPPDAADGEHPIITLATRNDIVNSINRRHLAELIGREQTATAEISGDFGRGDAAYPADVDLKLKVGAQVMFLRNDTGSYGEPPRWVNGTIGTVTRIAGGTVRVEVEGVEFDVEPAVWERYRYAYDAGSKSLTRDIVAEFTQFPLRLAWAVTIHKSQGKTYERAIVDLGSGAFAPGQTYVALSRLTSLDGLYLSRPLRPSDIRVDPDVMRFMADVRRSSMTSALPAS
- a CDS encoding biliverdin-producing heme oxygenase, with amino-acid sequence MSDLIPFSTALRERSSSAHSHSEHAGFMDDLMKGEGTREDYIALVAQHWFIYEALEGAAGRMRRDPVASVFISDKLTRLPALEADLEFLLGPDWREQITALPTTARYVARIQQVGATWAGGFVAHHYTRYLGDLSGGQFIGRLMARRFGFETNGIGFYLFADIADPKAFKEYYREQLDAVPWDAAERERVIDEVLLAYRFNTEVFRDLEIAKQESQVA